The genome window AAGATAATTCTTATCAGTTTAAAAATATAAACGCTATAATTAATGAGCTTGAAAGTATATTCCAATCTGAAATTATTATAATTCCTAAATATCCAGAACAATTTGAGTCAACGGGACATGCTGATGGGTTAGTTCGTTTTATAAATGAAAAGCAAGTTTTTATTAATCGAGTAAACCAAAATCAACAAGTTGATTTAGAATTATATGATAAACTAACAAAACTGCTTTTGTCAAAAAACCTGGACATAATAGAATTACCATTTTACGATAGTGGTAATGAATCGGCAGAAGGTTTATATATTAATTATTTACAAGTTGGTACTTTTGTTGTATTTCCAAAATTTAATAATGATATATTCGACAAAGAAGCTGAAAAAGTATTTATACAAATATTCGGTTCAGATAATGTAGTAGGTATAAATTCGGGTGGACTCGCAAAATATGGTGGAGTTCTCAATTGTGCAACTTGGACAATATATGATTCACAATAGAATTGAATACAATTTATAGCATTTAGAATTGATAATTAATCCCGCATTCGCCTTCCTTGGCTCATGCGGTTCAACTTATATTTATTAGGTCGCTTCGACCAACAATGCATAACCGTTCCGCTCCTCGCTCGCTAAGGCTCGCTGCGGTGCTCGGCCTCGCGCTTATCCTGCCAGCTGCGGCGCGGTTTTGGGGAAGCTAAAACACGCCTGGCTTGCGGGGCACTCGGCACATGGCGGCTATGCTTGAGACGTTAGACGACATACATAAAAATGGAGATCCTTTTTAATATATGAATGGTGTTTATAGAATAGTAAATATTAAAAATGGGAAGTCATACATTGGGCAATCCAAAGATATTTATAGAAGATGGAAACAGCATACATCAGCATTAACTGTTTATAGTAATGAGACAATTCTTAGAAAAGCATTTGTTAAGTATGGTATGCTTCAACAAGTTTTTAAAGAAGGACAATATGGGTGTTTTCGTTTTGAAATTATTGAAGAATGCAGCCCCAATGAGTTACTTGAACGTGAATATTATTATATTGATCTTGAAAAACCAGCATATAATTTAATGTTTTTACCGCCAAATGAATTAGTAAAGTTGGATTCGAAAAGAAGAAAACACGCTGGTAAATATTATATTCAATATCATAATTATGATGTTGAAAAACATTTTCCCGGTATAGATGAAAATAATTTGGGAATTCCTATTTCTGATATTTCTCATTATATAAGTTCACGAAAAAATCTCGCGGCATATTTGGATGGTGCAAATGTCGTACTTGTTATTGGTATTTCAATAAACAATAATAAATTATATTATATATGGACGAGAACAAATGTTGATGATCTTGAATTTATTAAAGAAGAAAATAATTCTTATAATATTATTGGATTTCAGGAATTTA of Spirochaetota bacterium contains these proteins:
- a CDS encoding agmatine deiminase family protein, translating into MISDRQTNTVYISEKTKLHFPKFVSQLEDYVTSHKYSFKILIETRDYFCRDYMPIQVDKKDFVQFIFNPSYYCSHNNSKYKLKSTSLTNQVLAVLENKIIKPKYSKIILDGGNVVKSSQKVILTNKVIEDNSYQFKNINAIINELESIFQSEIIIIPKYPEQFESTGHADGLVRFINEKQVFINRVNQNQQVDLELYDKLTKLLLSKNLDIIELPFYDSGNESAEGLYINYLQVGTFVVFPKFNNDIFDKEAEKVFIQIFGSDNVVGINSGGLAKYGGVLNCATWTIYDSQ
- a CDS encoding GIY-YIG nuclease family protein; translation: MNGVYRIVNIKNGKSYIGQSKDIYRRWKQHTSALTVYSNETILRKAFVKYGMLQQVFKEGQYGCFRFEIIEECSPNELLEREYYYIDLEKPAYNLMFLPPNELVKLDSKRRKHAGKYYIQYHNYDVEKHFPGIDENNLGIPISDISHYISSRKNLAAYLDGANVVLVIGISINNNKLYYIWTRTNVDDLEFIKEENNSYNIIGFQEFIKPVCLNRIEGFRPFQKRLGNFAYGLSSINGYDFTKIIIDICEKQQVHYAMPCKDYLDLYKKEFICSSYNKP